The following are encoded in a window of Halorarum salinum genomic DNA:
- the larE gene encoding ATP-dependent sacrificial sulfur transferase LarE — MDDDVAAKAAAARESLSRLDGALVAFSGGVDSSVVAALAHDALGDDAVACTAKSETLPAEELADARRVADDIGIEHALVEFSELEDPDFVTNGDDRCYHCRTMRLSRMYEAARERGIDTVCDGTNASDPGEGHRPGLQAVEELNVASPLLEAAITKDEVRQIAAHYGLDVADKPSMACLSSRIPTGLEVTEERLTRIEKAERLLRTWGFSQFRVRDHDGLARIEVGADELEAALDPEFVRAAREHLFDLGFDHVTLDLEGYRTGSVSPAEDGTANGTERSGPTAADGVETKGFDGDADPADALSREYPTGR, encoded by the coding sequence ATGGACGACGACGTCGCGGCGAAGGCGGCCGCCGCCCGCGAGTCGCTCTCGCGGCTCGACGGCGCCCTCGTCGCCTTCTCGGGCGGGGTGGACTCCAGCGTGGTCGCGGCGCTCGCGCACGACGCACTCGGCGATGACGCGGTGGCCTGTACGGCGAAGAGCGAGACGCTCCCGGCCGAGGAACTGGCCGACGCCCGCCGGGTCGCCGACGACATCGGCATCGAGCACGCGCTCGTGGAGTTCTCCGAACTCGAGGATCCGGACTTCGTGACGAACGGCGACGACCGCTGCTACCACTGCCGGACGATGCGGCTCTCGCGGATGTACGAGGCCGCCCGGGAGCGCGGCATCGACACCGTCTGCGACGGGACGAACGCCTCCGACCCGGGCGAGGGCCACCGGCCGGGCCTGCAGGCGGTCGAGGAACTGAACGTCGCTTCCCCGCTGCTGGAGGCCGCCATCACCAAGGACGAGGTGCGCCAGATCGCGGCCCACTACGGCCTCGACGTCGCCGACAAGCCCTCGATGGCGTGCCTCTCCTCGCGCATCCCGACCGGCCTGGAGGTGACCGAGGAGCGCCTGACCCGCATCGAGAAGGCGGAACGCCTGCTCCGGACCTGGGGGTTCTCCCAGTTCCGGGTGCGGGACCACGACGGCCTCGCCCGCATCGAGGTCGGCGCGGACGAACTGGAGGCCGCGCTGGACCCCGAGTTCGTGCGGGCCGCCCGCGAGCACCTGTTCGACCTCGGCTTCGACCACGTCACGCTCGACCTGGAGGGGTACCGGACCGGGAGCGTCAGCCCGGCCGAGGACGGAACCGCGAACGGGACCGAACGGTCGGGACCGACGGCCGCCGATGGAGTCGAAACGAAGGGGTTCGACGGGGACGCCGACCCGGCCGACGCGCTCTCCCGGGAGTACCCGACCGGCCGATAG
- a CDS encoding ORC1-type DNA replication protein: MPGDPEEGMLSWDESVFRDEHVFEIDYVPETFRHRESQLESLKYALRPAARGSRPLNTVVRGPPGTGKTTAIQKLFGELRAQTDVRTVRVNCQVDSTRYAVFSRVFEGLFDYEPPSSGISFKKLFGQITDRLVEEDQVLVVALDDVNYLFYENEASDTLYSLLRAHETHSGAKIGVICVSSDLSLDVMEDLDSRVQSVFRPEEVYFPTYGVGEIVDILGERAKRGFNEGVLSSTELDRVAELTAESGDLRVGIDLLRRAGLNAEMRASKTVSTEDVEEAYDKSKYVHLSRSLRGLSESERALVEVLATHDGEQAGAVYEAFHERTDLGYTRYSEIIKKLEQLGVVETEYAEVDGRGRSRSLSLAYEPDAVLDRLE, encoded by the coding sequence ATGCCCGGTGACCCCGAGGAGGGGATGCTCTCGTGGGACGAGTCCGTGTTCAGAGACGAGCACGTCTTCGAGATCGACTACGTCCCGGAGACGTTCCGCCACCGCGAGAGCCAGCTGGAGTCGCTGAAGTACGCGCTCCGGCCCGCCGCGCGGGGATCCCGGCCGCTCAACACGGTCGTGCGCGGCCCGCCCGGCACCGGGAAGACGACCGCGATCCAGAAGCTGTTCGGCGAACTGCGCGCCCAGACGGACGTCCGGACGGTGCGGGTGAACTGCCAGGTCGACTCGACCCGCTACGCCGTCTTCTCCCGCGTGTTCGAGGGGCTGTTCGACTACGAGCCGCCCTCCTCGGGCATCTCGTTCAAGAAGCTGTTCGGCCAGATCACCGACCGGCTGGTCGAGGAGGACCAGGTGCTCGTCGTGGCGCTCGACGACGTCAACTACCTGTTCTACGAGAACGAGGCCTCCGACACGCTGTACTCGCTGCTGCGGGCCCACGAGACCCACTCGGGCGCGAAGATCGGCGTCATCTGCGTCTCCTCGGACCTCTCGCTCGACGTGATGGAGGACCTCGACTCCCGCGTCCAGTCGGTGTTCCGCCCGGAGGAGGTGTACTTCCCGACGTACGGCGTCGGCGAGATCGTCGACATCCTCGGCGAGCGCGCGAAGCGCGGCTTCAACGAGGGCGTGCTCTCCTCGACCGAACTCGACCGCGTCGCGGAGCTGACCGCCGAGTCGGGCGACCTCCGGGTCGGCATCGACCTGCTCCGCCGCGCGGGGTTGAACGCCGAGATGCGCGCATCCAAGACCGTCTCCACCGAGGACGTGGAGGAGGCGTACGACAAGTCGAAGTACGTCCACCTCTCCCGGAGCCTGCGCGGGCTCTCGGAGTCCGAGCGCGCGCTGGTGGAGGTGCTCGCCACCCACGACGGCGAGCAGGCGGGCGCGGTGTACGAGGCGTTCCACGAGCGGACCGACCTGGGCTACACCCGCTACTCGGAGATCATCAAGAAGCTGGAACAGCTCGGCGTCGTCGAGACGGAGTACGCCGAGGTCGACGGGCGCGGGCGCTCGCGGTCGCTCTCGCTGGCGTACGAACCCGACGCCGTGCTGGATCGGCTGGAGTGA
- a CDS encoding Hsp20/alpha crystallin family protein, with protein sequence MALPTSPTSNWTRSLDLPYRLFGTGGGDYELYEEDDDFVLTVELPGFEREEIEVNWFEGRLNVSAERDDEARNRRKTYHRTFRMPKEIEPDEIEAAYRNGVLEVRLPVLEGATTRGTSIEVQ encoded by the coding sequence ATGGCGCTACCGACGAGCCCCACCAGCAACTGGACGCGGAGTCTCGACCTGCCGTACCGGCTCTTCGGGACCGGCGGCGGCGACTACGAACTGTACGAGGAGGACGACGACTTCGTCCTGACGGTCGAACTGCCGGGCTTCGAGCGCGAGGAGATCGAGGTCAACTGGTTCGAGGGCCGGCTGAACGTCTCGGCCGAACGGGACGACGAGGCTCGAAACCGGCGGAAGACGTACCATCGGACGTTCCGGATGCCCAAGGAGATCGAGCCGGACGAGATCGAGGCCGCCTACCGGAACGGCGTGCTCGAGGTCCGCCTGCCCGTCCTCGAGGGCGCCACCACGCGCGGCACCTCCATCGAGGTGCAGTGA